The following coding sequences are from one Mycolicibacterium aichiense window:
- the clgR gene encoding transcriptional regulator ClgR, translating to MAILLREVIGDVLRDARTSQGRTLREVSDSARVSLGYLSEVERGRKEASSELLSAICTALDVPLSRVLTDAGAKMADRERLARLTAVPAQDGTIDVTTKVVIPHPVTMAVA from the coding sequence ATGGCGATTCTGCTGCGTGAGGTGATCGGCGACGTGCTGCGTGACGCTCGCACGTCGCAGGGACGCACCCTTCGTGAGGTGTCCGATTCGGCTCGAGTGAGCCTGGGCTACCTGTCCGAAGTCGAGCGCGGCCGCAAGGAAGCCTCCAGTGAGTTGCTCAGCGCGATCTGCACCGCATTGGACGTCCCGCTGTCGCGGGTGCTGACCGATGCCGGCGCCAAGATGGCCGACCGCGAGCGACTCGCCCGGCTGACCGCTGTGCCGGCCCAGGACGGCACGATCGACGTCACCACCAAGGTGGTCATCCCGCACCCCGTCACGATGGCGGTGGCCTGA
- the pspA gene encoding phage shock protein PspA, with translation MANPFVKAWKYFTALFNSKIDEYADPKVQIQQAIEDAQRQHQGLTQQAAQVIGNQRQLEMRLNRQLADIEKLQVNVRQALTLADQAVASGDAAKATEYNNAAEAFAAQLVTAEQSVEDLKALHDQALQAAGQAKKAVEQNAMMLQQKIAERTKLLSQLEQAKMQEQVSASLRSMSELAAPGNTPSLDEVRDKIERRYATAMGEAELAQNSVQGRMLEVQQASVQMAGHSRLEQIRASMRGDALPAGGTAAAPANPAAPAVTPEPEKPLGQ, from the coding sequence ATGGCCAACCCGTTCGTCAAGGCGTGGAAGTACTTCACAGCGCTCTTCAACTCGAAGATCGACGAATATGCCGACCCCAAGGTGCAGATTCAGCAGGCTATCGAGGATGCCCAGCGCCAGCACCAGGGCCTGACCCAGCAGGCCGCCCAGGTCATCGGCAACCAGCGCCAGCTGGAGATGCGCCTGAACCGTCAGCTCGCCGATATCGAGAAGCTTCAGGTCAACGTCCGTCAAGCGCTGACGCTGGCCGACCAGGCGGTGGCGTCCGGGGATGCCGCCAAGGCCACCGAGTACAACAACGCCGCCGAGGCGTTCGCCGCGCAGCTGGTCACCGCCGAGCAGAGCGTGGAAGACCTCAAGGCTCTGCACGATCAGGCGCTGCAGGCCGCCGGCCAGGCCAAGAAGGCCGTCGAGCAGAACGCGATGATGCTGCAGCAGAAGATCGCCGAGCGGACCAAGCTGCTGTCCCAGCTCGAGCAGGCCAAGATGCAGGAGCAGGTCAGCGCGTCGCTGCGGTCGATGAGCGAGCTGGCCGCACCCGGCAATACCCCCAGCCTCGACGAGGTGCGCGACAAGATCGAACGTCGCTACGCCACCGCGATGGGCGAGGCCGAGCTGGCGCAGAACTCGGTGCAGGGCCGCATGCTCGAGGTGCAGCAGGCCAGTGTGCAGATGGCCGGACATTCCCGGCTCGAGCAGATCCGCGCGTCGATGCGTGGGGACGCCCTGCCCGCCGGTGGCACTGCGGCCGCTCCGGCCAACCCCGCCGCACCGGCGGTCACCCCCGAGCCCGAGAAGCCACTAGGCCAGTAG
- the pspM gene encoding phage shock envelope stress response protein PspM: MAVTPFLSRQWRSVMQRGIDTVSEYADVAAQKLSAVSDPRARLLRKRRWALRLGLFFSFATVFWVAVTGLLATWSTPVWGLIITGVIAAGAAVPATLFLLRYRWLRGEPLPPTRQVSGRRLPPHGSVARPSMSALGASERGFHSLLGVMQRGNMLPPEEIRELIAAADRTAATMAATADEVVSMERAAIETPHSQSYLAPTINAFTAQLNTGVRQYNEMVTAAAQLVSAANTGGMSSSPMSQQRYRNELAGATDRLMGWAQAFDELGQLRRA; encoded by the coding sequence ATGGCGGTGACTCCCTTTTTATCGCGTCAATGGCGTTCGGTCATGCAGCGCGGTATCGACACCGTCAGCGAGTACGCCGATGTGGCGGCCCAGAAGCTCAGTGCCGTCTCCGATCCGCGGGCCCGGCTGCTGCGTAAGCGACGCTGGGCGTTGCGGCTTGGGTTGTTCTTCTCATTCGCGACGGTGTTCTGGGTGGCCGTCACCGGGCTGCTCGCCACCTGGAGCACACCGGTATGGGGGCTGATCATCACCGGGGTCATCGCCGCCGGCGCCGCCGTGCCCGCCACCCTGTTCTTGCTGCGCTACCGCTGGCTGCGGGGCGAGCCGCTGCCGCCCACCCGTCAGGTCAGCGGCCGCCGACTGCCGCCGCACGGATCCGTAGCCCGGCCGTCGATGTCGGCTCTCGGCGCCTCTGAGCGCGGCTTTCACTCGCTACTGGGTGTGATGCAGCGCGGGAACATGTTGCCGCCGGAAGAGATTCGCGAACTCATCGCAGCAGCGGATCGCACCGCAGCGACGATGGCGGCCACGGCAGACGAGGTGGTGTCGATGGAGCGCGCCGCGATCGAGACACCGCATTCGCAGTCCTACCTGGCGCCGACCATCAACGCGTTCACCGCGCAGCTCAACACCGGAGTGCGGCAGTACAACGAAATGGTCACCGCCGCAGCGCAACTGGTGTCCGCGGCCAACACCGGCGGGATGTCGAGCTCGCCGATGTCGCAGCAGCGCTACCGCAACGAGCTCGCAGGAGCGACCGACCGCCTGATGGGCTGGGCGCAGGCCTTCGACGAACTGGGCCAGCTCCGCCGCGCTTAG
- a CDS encoding limonene-1,2-epoxide hydrolase family protein: protein MTEQITNVSSDIDNAHTVEVFLNALQDQDLATADLQLDDNLVYQNVGFPTVRGRKRTMKLFKGLQRPSFGFEVKIHRIAVNGPVVLTERTDVLRVGPVRLQFWVCGVFEVKDGRITLWRDYFDMFDMTKATVRGLIGAVVPGLRPTL from the coding sequence ATGACCGAGCAGATCACCAACGTGAGCTCCGATATCGACAACGCCCATACGGTCGAGGTTTTCCTCAACGCACTGCAGGACCAGGACCTGGCCACCGCCGATCTTCAGTTGGACGACAATCTCGTCTACCAGAACGTCGGCTTCCCCACCGTCCGTGGCCGCAAGCGGACCATGAAGCTGTTCAAAGGCCTGCAGCGTCCAAGCTTCGGCTTCGAGGTCAAGATCCACCGCATCGCGGTCAACGGCCCGGTGGTGCTCACCGAGCGCACCGACGTGCTGCGGGTGGGCCCGGTGCGGTTGCAGTTCTGGGTGTGCGGCGTCTTCGAGGTCAAGGACGGCCGAATCACCTTGTGGCGGGACTACTTCGACATGTTCGACATGACCAAAGCCACTGTTCGCGGCCTCATCGGCGCGGTGGTGCCGGGTCTGCGACCGACGCTCTAA
- a CDS encoding glycosyltransferase, producing MRVAVVAGPDPGHAFPAIALCLRLAAAGDRPILLTGTEWLDTARAAGIEAVELVGLDVTGDDDDTDAGAKIHQRAARMAVLNVPVLHELAPDLIVSDVITVCGGMAAELIGTPWVELNPQPLYRPSRGLPPLGSGLAPGTGVRGRLRDAILRALTARSWKEGERQRSAARVQIGLPARDPGPVRRLIATLPALEVPRPDWPAEAVVVGPLHFEPTDAVLPVPPGDGPVIVVAPSTAAIGAQGVTELVLEHLVPGHTLPAGSRVVISRLGGEELDVPPWATVGLGRQDELLTHADLVICGGGHGMLSKTLLAGVPMVVIPGGGDQWELANRVVRQGSARLIRPLAVEALVAEVGEVLSSPGYREAARRAGESIADVADPVRVCHESVAG from the coding sequence GTGCGCGTCGCGGTGGTGGCAGGACCAGATCCCGGCCATGCATTTCCCGCGATCGCGCTGTGCCTGCGTCTGGCGGCAGCGGGGGATCGCCCCATCCTGCTCACCGGCACCGAATGGCTGGACACGGCGCGCGCCGCCGGCATCGAGGCGGTCGAACTCGTGGGTCTCGACGTCACCGGCGACGATGACGACACCGACGCCGGCGCCAAGATCCACCAACGCGCCGCGCGGATGGCTGTGCTCAACGTCCCGGTCTTGCATGAACTAGCACCCGACCTGATCGTCTCCGACGTCATCACCGTCTGCGGCGGGATGGCCGCCGAGCTGATCGGCACCCCATGGGTCGAGCTGAACCCTCAGCCGCTCTACCGGCCGTCGCGGGGACTGCCGCCTTTGGGTAGCGGGTTGGCGCCTGGCACCGGGGTCCGCGGCCGGCTGCGGGATGCGATTCTGCGCGCCCTGACCGCGCGGTCGTGGAAGGAAGGGGAGCGACAGCGGTCGGCGGCACGGGTGCAGATCGGCCTGCCCGCCCGTGATCCGGGGCCGGTGCGCCGGCTGATCGCGACCCTGCCTGCCTTGGAGGTGCCGCGCCCGGACTGGCCGGCCGAGGCCGTCGTCGTGGGGCCGTTGCACTTCGAGCCGACCGACGCGGTGTTGCCGGTTCCGCCGGGGGACGGCCCGGTGATCGTGGTGGCGCCGTCAACCGCCGCGATCGGAGCACAGGGCGTGACCGAGCTGGTGCTGGAGCACCTGGTGCCCGGCCACACGCTGCCTGCCGGGTCGCGGGTGGTGATCTCCCGGCTCGGCGGCGAGGAGCTGGATGTGCCGCCGTGGGCGACGGTGGGACTGGGCCGCCAGGACGAGCTGCTGACCCACGCTGATCTGGTGATCTGTGGCGGCGGGCACGGAATGCTGTCCAAGACGCTGCTCGCGGGTGTGCCGATGGTGGTCATTCCGGGCGGGGGTGACCAGTGGGAGTTGGCGAATCGTGTTGTGCGACAAGGTAGTGCGCGCCTGATCAGGCCGCTTGCCGTCGAGGCGCTGGTGGCCGAGGTGGGCGAAGTGCTGTCTTCGCCCGGCTATCGGGAGGCGGCACGGCGGGCCGGCGAGAGCATCGCGGACGTCGCCGATCCGGTACGGGTGTGCCACGAATCGGTGGCTGGGTAA
- a CDS encoding DUF3046 domain-containing protein: MRLTEFTELVEGQFGRVRGGSLLVDHVLTQLGGRTAAQAIEDGVEPRDVWRALCADFDVPRDQW, encoded by the coding sequence GTGCGGCTGACGGAATTCACCGAACTCGTCGAGGGGCAATTCGGGCGGGTTCGAGGCGGCTCGCTGCTGGTGGATCACGTGCTCACCCAGTTGGGCGGACGGACCGCCGCGCAGGCCATCGAGGACGGTGTGGAGCCCCGCGACGTGTGGCGGGCGCTATGCGCGGACTTCGACGTGCCGCGTGATCAGTGGTGA
- a CDS encoding alpha/beta fold hydrolase codes for MSTFALIHGAWHGPWCWERLIPELERRGHRAIAVDVRFDDPTATFTDHAATFAAAIDENDHDVVAVGHSLGSYALPWIADRCLLRHQVYLCGLVAEPGRTIAELNREQHILNPGHSAGLAKVDGGTRWIDLDLARSIFYPDCDEEIVTSAIPRLRVQAREPMSQRCTFDRLPSIPATYIVCAEDRMVDPGWSRRVATERLGAEVVELPGGHSPFYSRPAVLADALHRLV; via the coding sequence ATGAGCACCTTCGCGTTGATCCACGGCGCCTGGCACGGGCCGTGGTGCTGGGAGCGGTTGATTCCCGAATTGGAGCGGCGCGGGCACCGGGCGATCGCGGTGGACGTCCGGTTCGATGATCCGACGGCAACGTTCACCGACCATGCCGCCACATTTGCGGCAGCCATAGACGAGAACGACCACGACGTCGTCGCTGTCGGCCACTCGCTGGGCAGCTATGCGTTGCCGTGGATCGCCGACCGCTGCCTGCTTCGTCACCAGGTGTATTTGTGCGGCTTGGTCGCGGAGCCCGGCCGCACCATCGCTGAGCTGAATCGGGAGCAACACATACTCAATCCGGGTCATTCGGCCGGACTCGCCAAGGTCGACGGCGGCACCCGATGGATCGACCTCGACCTGGCGCGATCGATCTTCTATCCGGATTGCGATGAAGAGATCGTCACCTCGGCGATCCCACGGCTGCGAGTTCAGGCGCGCGAGCCGATGTCGCAGCGCTGCACGTTCGATCGGCTCCCGTCGATTCCGGCCACCTACATCGTGTGCGCGGAGGACCGGATGGTCGATCCAGGCTGGTCGCGACGGGTGGCGACGGAGCGGCTCGGGGCGGAGGTGGTGGAGCTGCCGGGGGGTCATTCGCCGTTCTACTCCCGCCCGGCAGTTCTGGCCGACGCCCTGCATCGGCTCGTCTGA
- the recA gene encoding recombinase RecA, which produces MAPQAPDREKALELALAQIDKNFGKGSVMRLGDEVRQPISVIPTGSIALDVALGIGGLPRGRVVEIYGPESSGKTTVALHAVANAQAAGGIAAFIDAEHALDPDYAQKLGVDTDALLVSQPDTGEQALEIADMLVRSGAIDLIVIDSVAALVPRAEIEGEMGDSHVGLQARLMSQALRKMTGALNNSGTTAIFINQLREKIGVMFGSPETTTGGKALKFYASVRLDVRRIETLKDGTDAVGNRTRVKVVKNKVSPPFKQAEFDILYGHGISREGSLIDMGVEQGFIRKSGSWFTYEGEQLGQGKENARKFLLENPDVGNEIEKKIKEKLGIGAVVTDGPIDDVLPAPVDF; this is translated from the coding sequence ATGGCTCCGCAGGCACCTGATCGCGAAAAGGCCCTCGAGCTGGCGCTCGCGCAGATCGACAAGAACTTCGGCAAGGGCTCGGTGATGCGACTGGGCGACGAGGTGCGCCAGCCCATCTCGGTCATCCCGACCGGATCGATCGCCCTCGACGTCGCACTCGGCATCGGCGGACTGCCGCGCGGTCGCGTGGTCGAGATCTACGGCCCGGAATCGTCGGGTAAGACCACCGTCGCACTGCACGCGGTGGCCAATGCTCAAGCCGCCGGCGGCATCGCGGCGTTCATCGACGCCGAGCACGCGCTGGACCCGGATTACGCCCAGAAGCTCGGGGTGGACACCGACGCACTGCTGGTCAGCCAGCCCGATACCGGTGAGCAGGCGCTCGAGATCGCCGACATGCTGGTGCGATCGGGCGCCATCGACCTCATCGTCATCGACTCGGTGGCCGCGCTGGTGCCCCGCGCCGAGATCGAGGGCGAGATGGGTGACAGCCACGTCGGTCTGCAGGCCCGGCTGATGAGCCAGGCGCTGCGCAAGATGACCGGTGCGCTGAACAACTCGGGCACCACCGCGATCTTCATCAACCAGCTGCGCGAGAAGATCGGCGTGATGTTCGGCTCACCCGAAACCACCACGGGCGGTAAGGCATTGAAGTTCTACGCCTCAGTGCGCCTCGATGTGCGGCGGATCGAGACACTCAAGGACGGCACGGACGCGGTAGGCAACCGCACCCGCGTCAAGGTCGTCAAGAACAAGGTGTCGCCGCCGTTCAAGCAGGCCGAATTCGACATCCTGTACGGCCACGGCATCAGCCGCGAGGGGTCGCTCATCGATATGGGCGTGGAGCAGGGCTTCATCCGCAAGTCCGGTTCGTGGTTCACCTACGAAGGCGAGCAACTCGGTCAGGGCAAGGAGAACGCCCGAAAGTTCCTGCTGGAGAACCCCGATGTGGGCAACGAGATCGAGAAGAAGATCAAGGAGAAGCTCGGTATCGGTGCGGTCGTGACCGATGGACCCATCGATGACGTCCTCCCCGCCCCAGTCGACTTCTGA
- the recX gene encoding recombination regulator RecX, whose amino-acid sequence MTSSPPQSTSETREEQAHALCLRLLTVRPRTRSELSGQMAKRGYPDDVISNELDRLAAVGLIDDADFAEQWVRSRRARAGKGKRALAAELRTKGVDDEVIAAALDDIDAGAERQRAEELVQQKLRREKLDDGDDAKVMRRLVGMLARRGYNQSMAVAVVRDELAGERERRRV is encoded by the coding sequence ATGACGTCCTCCCCGCCCCAGTCGACTTCTGAGACGCGCGAAGAGCAGGCGCACGCGTTGTGCCTGCGCCTGCTCACCGTGCGTCCGCGAACCCGATCCGAGCTCTCCGGTCAGATGGCCAAGCGGGGGTACCCCGACGACGTCATCTCGAACGAACTCGATCGGCTGGCCGCTGTCGGCCTGATCGACGACGCGGATTTCGCCGAGCAGTGGGTGCGTTCACGGCGGGCCCGAGCGGGAAAAGGTAAGCGCGCCTTGGCCGCCGAGCTGCGAACCAAAGGTGTCGACGACGAGGTGATTGCCGCGGCACTCGACGACATCGACGCGGGTGCGGAACGGCAACGGGCCGAGGAACTGGTTCAGCAGAAACTGCGCCGCGAGAAGCTTGACGACGGTGACGACGCCAAGGTGATGCGCAGGCTGGTCGGCATGCTGGCCCGGCGCGGCTACAACCAGAGCATGGCCGTGGCCGTGGTCAGGGACGAGCTGGCGGGGGAGCGGGAGCGCCGCCGGGTCTGA
- a CDS encoding DUF305 domain-containing protein, translating into MCRQFVKTGAGALLAFGVLAGCSLQQAATPQAGPSQPAGYEEHNDADVAFAQQMIPVEQRAVALSDALLAKQAADRDVTDIANAIEQNDRPEIAQMQGWLKEWGAPAADDAQRNAAELAASPDVASLKAADPGQAAQLYLRLMIANREQALALSKTENDDGTYRATVAAAGGNQATLERQITTMKTLLGSP; encoded by the coding sequence ATGTGCAGGCAATTCGTCAAGACCGGTGCAGGAGCCCTACTGGCATTCGGCGTCCTCGCCGGATGTTCCCTGCAGCAGGCGGCGACCCCGCAAGCGGGTCCCAGCCAGCCGGCGGGATACGAAGAGCACAACGACGCCGACGTTGCCTTCGCCCAGCAGATGATCCCCGTCGAGCAGCGAGCGGTCGCGTTGAGTGACGCACTGCTGGCCAAACAGGCCGCCGACCGTGACGTGACCGACATCGCCAACGCCATCGAGCAGAACGACCGGCCCGAGATCGCCCAGATGCAGGGATGGCTCAAGGAGTGGGGTGCCCCGGCCGCCGACGATGCACAGCGCAACGCGGCAGAGTTGGCGGCGAGCCCGGATGTCGCCTCCCTCAAGGCGGCCGACCCCGGCCAGGCCGCCCAGCTCTACCTCCGACTGATGATCGCCAATCGTGAGCAGGCCCTGGCGCTGAGCAAGACGGAGAACGACGACGGGACGTACCGGGCGACGGTCGCAGCCGCAGGCGGCAACCAGGCCACCCTGGAGCGGCAGATCACCACCATGAAGACACTGCTGGGATCACCGTGA
- a CDS encoding cytochrome P450, with translation MPSPLDVLPVAGGVGLPWDIAVDDAVAAIAGARERHGDTFVVDSGGGHYLFTFSPTGVESFYSLAEETASKGVADFLMLRRKLPEEVFAGRRLLPSSLFRRDDVTSYLANLDRALDATEIELGEGGTVDLFALTRRLGHRMGLASWAGPGCADGEAFERLVRAFDVLDGSDAFVHPDAMAAVAASGMRAERAALEEIAEVIEDSLRQHDSTLGTGDRLFSRIVSAWASEAPDVRTRGIAMDVALIHIASMSNLMAALGWALVDLIVHPDQLDIVVAGDRELATRCALESTRLAQRSIMARAVLESVVFDTGAGLVEVPKGWIIATLLPLLNTSVAAGLEEWDPRRWHRHRLADTHALPSPMLVTAFGHGRHSCPAQPFSLAAMTMAMTRLLGRYDMTPAWNGYPRPVPAQIGGVARAADPCPVGYTVR, from the coding sequence GTGCCCAGCCCGCTGGACGTCCTTCCCGTCGCCGGTGGTGTGGGGCTGCCCTGGGACATCGCAGTTGACGACGCGGTCGCGGCGATCGCCGGGGCCCGCGAACGTCACGGCGACACGTTCGTCGTGGACAGTGGCGGCGGCCACTACCTCTTCACCTTCTCGCCAACCGGCGTCGAATCGTTCTATTCACTCGCCGAAGAGACAGCAAGCAAAGGTGTCGCGGATTTCCTCATGCTGCGGCGCAAGCTGCCCGAGGAGGTATTTGCCGGCAGACGACTACTGCCGAGCTCGCTGTTTCGAAGAGACGACGTAACGTCCTACCTCGCGAACCTCGACCGTGCTCTCGACGCGACGGAGATCGAGCTCGGCGAGGGCGGCACGGTCGACCTGTTCGCGCTCACCCGACGGCTCGGCCATCGAATGGGCTTGGCGTCGTGGGCCGGGCCGGGCTGCGCCGACGGGGAGGCGTTTGAGCGGCTGGTTCGCGCGTTCGACGTGCTGGATGGCTCGGATGCCTTCGTTCACCCCGACGCGATGGCGGCGGTGGCCGCCTCGGGTATGCGGGCCGAGCGAGCTGCCTTGGAAGAAATCGCCGAGGTGATTGAAGACTCTCTCCGGCAACATGATTCGACGCTCGGGACCGGCGATCGGTTGTTCAGCCGAATCGTCAGTGCGTGGGCATCGGAAGCGCCGGACGTCCGCACCCGCGGTATCGCGATGGACGTCGCGCTCATCCACATCGCCTCGATGTCCAACCTCATGGCAGCCCTCGGCTGGGCTCTCGTCGATCTGATCGTCCATCCCGACCAGCTCGACATCGTCGTGGCCGGTGATCGCGAGTTGGCTACCCGCTGCGCTCTGGAAAGCACCAGGCTGGCGCAGCGCTCGATCATGGCCCGCGCCGTACTCGAATCAGTCGTATTCGACACCGGCGCAGGCCTAGTCGAGGTACCAAAGGGCTGGATCATCGCCACGCTCCTGCCGCTGCTGAACACATCGGTGGCAGCCGGCTTGGAGGAATGGGATCCCAGGCGGTGGCACCGGCACCGCCTGGCCGACACACATGCGTTGCCATCACCGATGCTGGTGACGGCGTTCGGACACGGCAGACATTCCTGCCCGGCACAGCCGTTTTCGTTGGCCGCGATGACGATGGCGATGACCCGTCTGCTGGGTCGCTACGACATGACGCCCGCATGGAACGGCTACCCTCGCCCGGTGCCCGCGCAGATCGGTGGGGTGGCGCGCGCGGCCGATCCCTGCCCGGTCGGCTACACCGTGCGCTGA
- a CDS encoding TIGR03560 family F420-dependent LLM class oxidoreductase — MQISAKLAPTFDYPELEQFWRTADALGFEAVWNYDHFYGLTEDRKPTHEGWTTLAAMAVVVRQARIGCMVTGVTYRNPAVLAKMAVTVDHISGGRLNFGIGAGWHESEHRGFGIEFPSAGTRVAMLDEALTVIRRLWTEETVTFEGRFYALNEAICEPKPLQRPYPPIVVGGSQPKMLRVIARHADEWNMPSHEGPQQWGEVNERLTEACAEVGRDPGRVRRSVQLFLHPRDPEQVAAQLDQLPQYAELGCEHAVLSFYQPPSDELLERCAELQPR, encoded by the coding sequence ATGCAGATCTCGGCCAAGCTCGCTCCCACCTTCGACTATCCGGAGCTCGAACAGTTCTGGCGCACGGCGGATGCGCTGGGCTTCGAAGCGGTCTGGAATTACGACCACTTCTACGGACTGACCGAGGACCGCAAGCCCACCCACGAAGGGTGGACGACACTGGCGGCAATGGCCGTGGTGGTCCGCCAGGCGCGGATCGGGTGCATGGTCACCGGCGTGACGTACCGCAATCCGGCAGTCCTGGCCAAGATGGCCGTCACCGTCGACCACATCAGCGGCGGACGTCTGAATTTCGGTATCGGGGCGGGCTGGCACGAGTCCGAGCATCGCGGGTTCGGCATCGAATTCCCCAGCGCGGGAACGCGAGTAGCGATGCTCGACGAGGCGCTCACCGTGATCCGCCGGCTCTGGACGGAAGAGACCGTGACATTCGAGGGCCGGTTCTACGCGCTGAACGAGGCCATCTGCGAACCCAAGCCGCTGCAGCGGCCCTATCCGCCGATCGTGGTGGGCGGCTCCCAGCCCAAGATGCTGCGGGTGATCGCCCGGCATGCCGACGAGTGGAACATGCCCAGCCACGAGGGTCCGCAGCAGTGGGGCGAGGTCAACGAGCGGCTCACCGAGGCCTGCGCCGAGGTCGGCCGCGACCCGGGCCGCGTCCGGCGCTCAGTCCAGCTCTTCCTGCACCCGCGCGACCCTGAACAGGTTGCCGCGCAACTGGATCAGCTGCCGCAGTACGCCGAATTGGGCTGCGAGCACGCGGTCTTGAGCTTCTACCAGCCGCCGTCGGATGAACTGCTGGAGCGGTGCGCGGAACTGCAGCCGAGATAA
- a CDS encoding DUF1254 domain-containing protein: MSTLSSDLRTLSYEAYIYFYPLVTMDVSRLQTLNRSGIGAGPPNEFHHIRQYPDAAFRAVVRPNFDTLYSSAWLDLTGGPVILDVPDTDDRYFMLPLLDMWTDVFANPGKRTSGTGPQRYVIVGPGHSGDLPQGIPVIHAPTPYVWIIGRTQTNGPADYPAVHAVQDGYTLTPLATSTFVRDEAYDVTTEPLRTVNGMAALDYLSYAADLLRVNPPHSTDFSILARLSGLGIEAGTPFDAQRFSPEQRTEIEAGAQDALAAITSSAPTLGNIVDGWMTLSEGMGVYGNAYLRRAVVTLVGLGANPPEDAVYPMLVTDADGQPLTGENDYVIHFDAGKLPPVDAFWSVTMYDAEGYQVANEIDRFAIGDRDALQYNADGSLDLYLQHSNPGPEKAANWLPAPLGTLGVTMRLYAPRREAISGAWHPPAVRKV, encoded by the coding sequence ATGAGCACGTTGTCATCCGATCTGCGCACGCTGAGCTACGAGGCGTACATCTACTTCTATCCGTTGGTGACAATGGATGTTTCGCGGCTGCAGACACTCAACCGCTCGGGAATCGGCGCCGGGCCGCCCAACGAGTTTCACCACATCCGTCAGTACCCGGACGCAGCGTTTCGTGCGGTGGTGCGACCGAACTTCGACACGCTGTATTCGTCGGCGTGGCTCGACCTGACCGGCGGTCCGGTGATCTTGGACGTGCCCGACACCGATGACCGATACTTCATGCTGCCGCTGCTGGACATGTGGACCGATGTCTTCGCCAATCCCGGAAAGCGAACGTCCGGAACCGGGCCGCAGCGCTATGTGATCGTCGGCCCCGGCCACAGCGGTGATCTGCCGCAGGGCATTCCGGTGATCCACGCACCGACGCCGTATGTGTGGATCATCGGCCGAACTCAAACCAATGGGCCTGCCGATTACCCGGCGGTGCATGCCGTTCAGGATGGCTACACCCTGACCCCGCTGGCAACATCGACGTTCGTCCGGGACGAGGCCTACGACGTCACCACCGAACCGTTGCGCACGGTCAACGGCATGGCGGCACTGGACTATCTGAGCTACGCCGCGGACTTACTGCGCGTCAATCCCCCGCACTCGACTGACTTTTCGATCCTGGCCCGGTTGTCGGGCCTGGGCATCGAGGCGGGTACGCCGTTCGATGCGCAGCGGTTCTCCCCCGAGCAGCGGACCGAAATCGAGGCAGGGGCACAGGATGCACTTGCCGCCATCACCTCGTCCGCCCCGACCCTGGGCAATATCGTCGACGGGTGGATGACCCTGAGCGAAGGCATGGGGGTCTACGGCAACGCGTATCTGCGGCGTGCCGTCGTCACGCTGGTAGGGCTGGGAGCCAACCCGCCCGAGGATGCGGTGTATCCCATGCTGGTGACCGACGCCGATGGCCAACCGCTGACCGGCGAGAACGATTACGTCATCCACTTCGATGCCGGCAAGCTGCCGCCGGTGGACGCGTTCTGGTCGGTGACGATGTACGACGCCGAGGGCTACCAGGTCGCCAACGAGATCGATCGCTTTGCCATCGGCGATCGAGATGCGTTGCAGTACAACGCAGACGGTTCACTGGATCTCTACCTTCAGCACAGCAACCCGGGCCCCGAGAAGGCGGCCAACTGGCTGCCAGCGCCACTGGGAACATTGGGCGTCACGATGCGGCTCTATGCCCCGCGTCGCGAGGCCATCAGCGGTGCGTGGCATCCGCCCGCGGTGCGCAAGGTGTGA